In Camelina sativa cultivar DH55 chromosome 16, Cs, whole genome shotgun sequence, a single window of DNA contains:
- the LOC104749167 gene encoding O-glucosyltransferase rumi homolog — protein MLRDSMMNNNEERRHNTVSSSSPGKGIMKPTVFIVVSLFISAALLNFLGFHDFNVLAGSKLITKKHQPTFPYQCDAVQNQSHQTQYHYSQNNGASRFNPNRSKQRSTCPSYFRWIHEDLKPWKETGITRRMVEEASRTAHFRLVIRNGKAYVKRYRKSIQTRDDFTLWGILQLLRRYPGRLPDLDLMFDADDRPVVRSDDFIGQPDKEPPPVFRYCSDDASLDIVFPDWSFWGWAEVNVKPWEKSLEAIKEGNNMTQWEDRVAYAYWRGNPYVDPTRGDLLKCNVSEHEEWNTRLYIQDWDKESKEGYKNSKLENQCTHRYKIYIEGWAWSVSEKYIMACDSMTLYVKPRFYDFYIRGMMPLQHYWPIRDNSKCTSLKFAVHWGNTHVEKAREIGEMGSRFIREEVNMKYVYDYMFHLLKEYAKLLKFKPEVPLDAEEITPDSMGCAATERWRDFMAESMVTSPSEESPCEMLPPYDPLDLK, from the exons atgcTTCGAGACTCGATG ATGAATAACAACGAAGAACGACGACATAACACGGTGTCGTCGTCGTCCCCTGGGAAAGGCATCATGAAACCAACTGTTTTCATCGTCGTTTCTCTATTCATTTCAGCTGCCCTCTTAAACTTCTTGGGCTTTCACGACTTT AATGTTCTTGCAGGTTCCAAGCTAATAACAAAGAAACACCAACCTACATTCCCATACCAATGCGACGCCGTACAGAACCAATCACATCAAACTCAGTATCATTACTCTCAGAATAATGGCGCCTCGAGATTCAATCCAAACCGTTCAAAACAACGATCCACGTGTCCTTCTTATTTCCGTTGGATCCACGAGGATCTGAAGCCGTGGAAAGAAACGGGGATAACTAGAAGGATGGTCGAAGAAGCGAGCAGGACGGCGCATTTTAGATTGGTCATCCGTAACGGGAAAGCGTACGTTAAGAGATATAGGAAGTCAATCCAAACTCGAGACGATTTTACTCTGTGGGGAATCCTACAGTTGTTACGGAGGTACCCTGGGAGATTACCTGATCTCGACCTTATGTTCGACGCTGATGATCGTCCCGTCGTCCGATCTGATGACTTTATAGGTCAACCAGACAAGGAACCACCTCCAGTTTTCCGTTACTGTTCTGATGACGCCAGCTTGGACATTGTCTTCCCTGATTGGTCCTTTTGGGGCTG GGCTGAAGTTAACGTAAAGCCATGGGAAAAATCGCTGGAGGCGATTAAAGAAGGGAACAATATGACGCAATGGGAAGATCGCGTGGCGTACGCTTATTGGAGAGGCAACCCTTATGTTGATCCTACGAGAGGAGATCTTCTCAAGTGTAACGTTTCAGAACATGAAGAGTGGAATACTCGTCTCTATATTCAG GATTGGGATAAGGAATCAAAAGAAGGATACAAGAACTCCAAACTAGAGAACCAGTGCACCCACAG atacaagatatatatagaagGATGGGCATGGTCCGTTAGTGAGAAATACATAATGGCATGCGACTCAATGACATTATATGTAAAACCAAGATTCTACGATTTCTATATACGAGGAATGATGCCATTGCAACACTATTGGCCAATAAGAGATAATTCCAAGTGTACTTCTCTCAAATTCGCCGTACATTGGGGGAATACCCATGTGGAAAAG GCTCGTGAGATAGGAGAGATGGGGAGTAGGTTTATAAGAGAGGAGGTGAATATGAAGTATGTGTATGACTACATGTTTCATTTACTCAAAGAGTATGCCAAGCTCTTGAAGTTTAAGCCTGAGGTTCCTTTGGATGCCGAAGAGATCACGCCCGATAGTATGGGATGTGCCGCGACGGAACGGTGGAGAGATTTCATGGCTGAGTCTATGGTAACGTCTCCAAGTGAAGAATCCCCTTGTGAAATGCTTCCTCCTTATGACCCTCTAGATTTAAAATAG